A window of the Cololabis saira isolate AMF1-May2022 chromosome 19, fColSai1.1, whole genome shotgun sequence genome harbors these coding sequences:
- the mrtfba gene encoding myocardin-related transcription factor B: MEPQASQGQLGVEGVCGMSNLLVPSPQSEAVTHEMEELSLQPTLNLPPLSERKNVLQLRLQQRRTREQLVDQGIMPPLKSPAAFHGQIRSLERARTENFLKHKIRSRPERAELVRMHILQETGAEPSLQATQMRLKRARLADNLNEKIAQRPGPMELVEKNILPVDSSVKEAIIVGQVNYAKVLDEDSNDALSPEQPASQESQSSAPSPGDSKVPQTPSPGPAPTPLPNIMLQAFPTTVAISTKEKPASHQAAPPAQPATTVAPPKPGPTLVKQSQQKTPSEKSRSKKGKEPKPRVKKLKYHQYVPPDQKQEASEEPMDSSYARLLQQQQLFLQLQILSQQQQQHYNYQTILPAPLKSVAEGQSNGASTLPTSIMVSLPSAPAPPPLPSASARTNNSNRKPGVLPANLEEMKVAELKLELKLRGLPVSGTKTDLIERLKPFHDHSSTAPSTIPAPGTNSLSSIPMEVTATSAIVLPVQQVAPESMGSTPPVSPSPADPSSLQQDVGMSEAPSELQTGPLYSPFLSVRVPEEKDRRLHEKERQIEELMKKLEHEQKLVEELKFQLEVEKRGQVGCTADSTSVSPTLTSLTSVPAVTVPAVLNSNLMKMERPILSNSQALTASLPTVVKMEDVTVSPGRPLQLQQSQTQLITQIQPQVNASPQLRPQPQNSPQLQAQPQSQPAAPGLQQFFISHSGGLSQVLAQPQTLLTTTGQTGTQILLPVSLPNNATAIQLPSTTVSLQPVLQATVSNPGQVQTSVPQLQTNKVKMAPSQQPLLQTLTVCNKTTGLENQPRPGLNPQCFLRNSPVSPQASPNHQMSNGPFNKSPSPQPAFILQPASLIAQPPKAKEPPRYEDAVKQSRNLHINNVSSQVSTATSQHMDDLFDILIESGEITPFIQQEPPGSLTKTLPVTASITTLPINTVLSRPPPQVQVAPPPALNITNPYLPSLSSLATDNQLEAFLERTLADTPAASDPRTQGLMEELQAQLMDQQPYSPMDTSDLSFCDSSSPSSSLHMGLTDPGLDNMEWLDITMPPGPAGALTPLGIPADFLDAHDLQLHWD; encoded by the exons TGCTGCAGTTGAGGCTTCAGCAAAGGCGGACCCGGGAGCAGCTGGTGGATCAGGGCATCATGCCAC CTCTGAAGAGTCCTGCAGCTTTCCATGGGCAGATTCGTAGCTTGGAAAGAGCCAGG ACGGAGAATTTCCTAAAGCACAAGATCCGCAGTCGTCCAGAGAGAGCAGAGCTGGTCAGGATGCACATCCTGCAAG AGACTGGAGCAGAGCCGTCACTGCAGGCCACTCAGATGAGGCTGAAGAGGGCCCGGCTGGCCGACAACCTCAACGAGAAGATCGCCCAGAGGCCAGgccccatggagctggtggAGAAAAACATCTTGCCTGTGGACTCCAGCGTTAAAGAGGCCATCATAG TGGGCCAAGTGAATTATGCCAAGGTTCTGGACGAAGACAGCAATGATGCCCTGTCGCCAGAGCAACCAGCCAGCCAGGAGTCTCAGAGCTCTGCCCCGTCACCGGGGGACAGCAAAGTGCCTCAAACACCGTCTCCAGGCCCAGCGCCGACACCACTACCTAACATCATGCTGCAG GCCTTCCCAACAACAGTAGCTATATCCACCAAAGAGAAGCCTGCCAGTCACCAAGCTGCCCCTCCTGCTCAGCCGGCCACTACAGTCGCTCCCCCAAAACCAGGCCCGACTCTTGTGAAA CAGAGCCAGCAGAAAACTCCCTCAGAGAAGAGTCGCAGCAAAAAAGGCAAGGAGCCAAAGCCAAGGGTGAAAAAGCTCAAGTATCACCAGTATGTTCCTCCGGACCAGAAACAGGAGGCCAGCGAAGAGCCCATGGACTCCTCGTACGCtcggctgctgcagcagcagcaactgtttctgcagctgcagatcctcagtcagcagcagcagcagcactacAACTACCAGACTATATTACCAGCACCACTCAA ATCCGTGGCAGAGGGTCAGAGCAACGGTGCCAGCACTTTGCCAACCTCCATCATGGTGTCTTTGCCCTCTGCACCTGCACCGCCCCCTCTGCCTTCGGCGTCAGCTCGAACAAACAACTCCAACCGCAAGCCAGGAGTCTTGCCGGccaacctggaggagatgaag GTGGCTGAGCTAAAACTTGAGCTAAAGCTACGTGGCCTGCCTGTGTCAGGCACGAAGACAGATCTTATAGAAAGACTGAAGCCTTTCCACGATCATTCCAGCACTGCTCCTTCCACCATTCCTGCTCCTGGCACGAACAGCCTCTCATCCATCCCCATGGAGGTCACAGCAACATCTGCTATAGTCCTTCCTGTCCAGCAGGTGGCGCCAGAGAGCATGGGTTCCACCCCACCGGTCTCGCCTTCTCCTGCTGATCCGTCTTCCCTCCAGCAGGATGTAGGCATGTCTGAGGCTCCGTCTGAACTGCAGACAGGACCACTGTAttcccccttcctgtctgtgcGAGTCCCAGAGGAAAAGGACAGAAGGCTCCATGAGAAGGAGCGACAGATAGAAGAGCTGATGAAGAAGCTGGAGCACGAACAGAAGCTGGTGGAGGAGTTGAAGTTCCAGTTAGAGGTGGAGAAGCGAGGTCAGGTTGGCTGCACGGCTGATTCTACCTCTGTATCTCCCACACTCACCTCACTCACCTCTGTACCAGCCGTCACTGTTCCTGCCGTCCTCAACTCAAATTTAATGAAAATGGAGCGTCCCATCCTGTCAAACTCCCAGGCTCTCACAGCCTCACTGCCAACGGTGGTGAAGATGGAGGATGTGACGGTTTCTCCTGGCAGgccgctgcagctccagcagagccAAACACAGCTCATTACCCAGATCCAGCCCCAAGTAAACGCCAGCCCACAGCTGCGCCCCCAGCCCCAGAACAGCCCCCAACTCCAGGCCCAGCCGCAGTCCCAGCCTGCAGCCCCCGGCCTGCAGCAGTTCTTCATCAGCCACTCTGGCGGCCTCTCCCAAGTGCTGGCTCAACCCCAGACTCTGCTGACCACCACCGGCCAAACTGGAACCCAGATACTCCTCCCAGTCTCCCTGCCCAACAACGCCACTGCAATCCAGCTGCCAAGCACCACCGTCAGCCTCCAG CCTGTTCTCCAGGCCACAGTCTCAAATCCGGGTCAGGTCCAGACCTCGGTACCTCAGCTGCAGACCAATAAGGTGAAGATGGCTCCCAGCCAGCAGCCACTGCTACAA ACTTTGACTGTGTGCAATAAAACTACtggtttggaaaaccagcctaGACCTGGGTTGAATCCACAGTGTTTCCTGAGAAACTCCCCAGTGTCTCCTCAGGCTTCTCCTAACCACCAGATGTCCAACGGACCCTTCAACAAG TCTCCCTCCCCACAGCCTGCTTTCATCCTGCAGCCCGCCTCCCTCATCGCTCAGCCTCCCAAGGCAAAGGAGCCTCCCCGCTATGAGGATGCCGTGAAACAGAGCCGCAACCTGCACATCAACAATGTTTCTTCACAG GTTTCCACGGCAACAAGCCAGCACATGGATGACTTGTTCGACATCCTCATAGAGAGTGGAG AAATCACTCCATTCATCCAGCAGGAGCCCCCAGGCTCTCTGACCAAGACCCTCCCTGTCACAGCCAGCATCACCACCCTCCCCATCAACACGGTGCTGTCCAGGCCGCCCCCGCAGGTCCAGGTGGCCCCTCCCCCGGCCCTGAACATCACTAACCCCTATCTGCCCAGTCTCTCCTCCTTGGCCACAGACAATCAGCTGGAGGCCTTCCTGGAGAGGACTCTGGCCGACACCCCCGCGGCGTCAGACCCTCGCACTCAGGGTctgatggaggagctgcaggccCAGCTGATGGACCAGCAACCCTACTCCCCAATGGACACGTCAGATTTGTCCTTCTGTGATTCCTCCTCACCCTCTTCCTCGCTCCACATGGGCCTGACGGACCCCGGCCTGGACAACATGGAGTGGCTGGACATCACCATGCCTCCCGGCCCCGCTGGAGCGCTCACGCCACTGGGGATCCCGGCGGACTTCCTGGACGCGCATGACCTGCAGCTGCACTGGGactga